The stretch of DNA CCTCTTTCCGCGAGCGATGCCACCGCAGCACTGCCAGCTCGCTGCAGAAACACAGTAGGAGGAGGTGGTGTGAGCGCGGGCAGACTGCTCTCCAGCCGGGGCTCCCAAGCTGGGCGCCCACCGCAGCCGCTGAAGGCGGCTCTGCCGAGAGGCGGGTGCCAGGAAAAGCGCCTCTCTGCCCGGGTGCTtcggggggcaggaggaagggcactgcaggagaggaagcACTGCCCGCCTCTGGAGAGATTTACCACTTGAGCTTGTCCTGCAGATCCACCTCCTCGTCCCACTGCCCGCTGCGCTTGCGCTCAACCTGCCCCAGGATGCACGTCACCACCTCCTGCAGGGACCGGTGTGTCCGTGGGGACAAGCTCCTGCAACAGCAAGGACAAAGTTTCTCTGACCCTCCTGCCTCTTCCTGCACCCAGACCCACACATACATGGCCCCATTCGGCCCCACAGCCCCTTTGAGGCAGGAGGAGTTTCAAGCCCTGCTTTGCTCCCTGCTGTCGGGCTCTAGCCCAGCTCATTCCCATGGCTGGAGAAATCTCTGGGCACGCTCTGCGGCCCCTTGGCTCTCAGGGGTTGGCTTCCCTGACCCACTGCCGGTggctcaccaccaccacccccctgccccaggccctggctgGAGCTGGTGCACTCTTACCGCTTAGGGGGAACAGTGTCACCCTCGTGGACTGTGGGTGGACCTTCGCTATCCCCTTCCCACTCCTGCATCGTCATCATTTCCAGGAGGTCGAGGCTGGACTCCTCCGTCTCTGTGCTCGTCAGGTCGCTGGCTGATAATTCGTCAGAGGAACTGGATTCCTGCACAGGAAGAGACTCTCATGCAACGGCCCCACACCCGGAGGGTGCTGCTTCCCAGCGTGCAAACCCCCAGACCACTTCTGGCAGGGACCCTAGTGCGATGGGGAAAACCAGGAGCAGGACCTCAGCACGCCCTTGGGGTGACGCCTGCTTGTCACCAGGGTTTCACTACAACCCCCTGGCACCCCTCTTGCTCAGGAAAGGCAGCCGTCACCCGCCCAGCTCCGCTGCAGCAACGCTGCTATGACGGCTGGGGTGCTGGAGGTACCGTGCAATCTCAGCCCCACCTGGAGGAGAAAGTGCTCTTTCTCGGCACAAATTCAAAATACCTGGCTCCTCTGTGTCTCCTTTTCTCGCTCAGCTTTCGCCTCGGGCGTCTCCTTTTGTCTCTTGGCCTTCAATTCAGTTGCTGGTGGGGTTTGCCCTCGACTTGTTTTTGCCTTCGCcagctcctttttcttcttttcctcttcacccAAGAATTTCCTGATGTGTTTTGGAAGCCTCTCCTTGCTCTGCAAGTGGTTATTCTGCAGGGCGACCAAAATGCAACAGCAGGCAGCGTTAGTCTGCCCTGCAGAGGGCTGAGCTCTTCTCATTCCCGCCCTCCCTTCTGCCCCTTCTCTTCTGCCTATCTATCCACATCGGTTTGCTCCCGGGCTTCTGCAGGCTCCACCCAAGAGCCCGTCTCCAGTAAGAGGGAGCTAAGTGACTCCTGGGAGAATCGGCAGGCATGGAGCGAGGCCTCTCTACAGCCCGCTACGACACactcactgcagcagcctgtgtCAGGTACCTTTTCTCTGCTCTCAATCGTTCTGGCAATGAAGTCGACTGTTCTGGGTTGAACCAGAGGAATTACTTTCTCTTTCGCCTCTATTTCCTTCAAGGAGCTCCCCTGGATGGgcggcagctgcctgcaaagaCACAACAGGGTGCGTTGGCAGGAGCGCAGGAGGAGCTGCTTCTGCGTCTTGTGCTTCCGAGTGGCGcacctgcttctgcagcagcatgcGCTCTGCTTGCCGCCTTGTGATCAAGTGCGCAGAGACAGAGAAGACCCCCCAGGCTGTCAGGCTCAGATGTGCCCAACAGCCCCGCTGTAACTCAGGATGCCCAGGTCTAGGCCCTCTCTTGCTGGACCAATGAGAGGAACAGCGTCCTATGCCCGGAGATACCGCTCCGCCCTCCGGGTCAGCGCACTGAAGTCTGCTCAGTGGTCCAAATCCAGAGTGCTCACGGGCTGGACAGGCAGGTTgggtgctggggatgcagcgTCAAAAAGGGGGAGGACACGACCCCATGTGAAAAGCAATCGTGCCACTGAGCTCTCCTGGGCCCTTCCCTTTTGCAAGGCCATAAGCCTGGTGTTAGCATAGAAGAGGCTTCTGGTTAATCAGAGGAACCCTCTGCAGAACCTAACTGCAGAACACTATTCTCAGCCAACAGAAAGGTCGGGGTCATTTCCATCTGAAGGGAAAGCCACACAGGCCTTCCGCTCCTGGAGTGAGCATTGGCAGTTAGTTCCTCAACAGATCTGCACGCTAGGAGCAAGGAAAGAAACGATGCTGCCAGCAGCGTCCCAAGGAGCTACGAGAGGCTTGCCATGCACCAAGAAACCATGAGTTAGTGGAACGTGGGATAACCACGCGTTGAGGTCATCTAGCCTCTGTGTCCAGGAGAAGCGCCTCgctcccagagaggtgggagcaCGGGGTCACCCTCATCGCGTTGTGCAAGTGTCTCACCTGGCACGAGGCTCACTCCTCTCAGTTTTGTGACTCTGCTCTGACTTCACAGTCACTGCAGGTAACCGCTGTGGGGAAAGCCTTGCTCGGTGGAGGAGGCGCTTCTCAGCAAGAGCCTCTAGAGAGAGGAAATGAGACGATTCTTCAGAACATTAACCTGGTGTTGGTCGGGGAACTGGGTGCCTCTCATGTCCCAGTTGCAACGAGAGCAACGTGCAGGTCTGCTCAGGCCTGTGGTAACACTGCTGAAGGTGGTCCTTTTCACCCCTTTGGATGAAAGCCGTGTTTcctgggacagcagcagggtCAGAGCCTTGCACCGtttgcagcacaggctggggagcgGAGGCCTCCGGGAAGGGGCCCGTCAGCAGTCCCAGTGGCCGTTTGTGGGGCAGGGCTGTCCTGAGGCCTTGTTCCACCATGGGTCGCTGGAGTTTTACCGTCATGGGTACAGAGAGTCACAGGAAGTGCCTCTCCCTCTTCCAGGCATCCTGGGTAGCCTCCGCCCTAATCCCCTGCAGACACGGAGGAAGGAAAACCTACAGCCCCCTGCCAGCAACCCGCTGGTCCCTTACCTTTCTTTCCAGTGCCTTCAccttttccccagccctgctctggggtggCCTTCACAGGTGCGCTCAGCTCCACTTTTGCTGTTGGCGTTTTAGGCACGGTCTCAAGCTTGTAcctggaaagaggaagaaagcaccGGGCTGAAGAAAGGACACCGCGTGGTTTCCCACGACAGCCCAACCACGAGGACCATAGCAGGAACTCCAGTGCCTGGAGGGGCAGGCGACGCCCCGTCGGCCCGTGCCAGTGTTTCCATCCTCCCTCTGAGAATGGTCGTCTTCCCACAAAACGCCCTTGCTGCTTCTGGGGAAAATGAGACCTCTCCTACTCCTAGTGCACGTGGCAAGCAGACTAATCTCTAGATTGCGAATCTTGTCCTCCAAGTTTCTTGTAGAGCCTCACAGATTCCTGCTCTTAAGGAgtcacctccctcccctcagTCGTCGATGGCACTGCACAGCAATGTTGGTACcagacagagctctgcagaatCCCACCAGACGCAAGCTCCCGTTTGGACCCCTCTGCCCCTTGGCCCCAAGCAGAAGGCACTCTCATGCATGGGAACGAGAAAGAGCTGGAGAAGCCTGCTGGAAAATGTTGCCTAAATGCCTCTCTTGGGCCACAGTAGGACAGAGGCATAAAGCGTTGTCGCTGTCCCGTCTTCCTCCAAATGAAGTCAAGCTGAACGAGAGCAAGCAGGGAGCTCCCTGCCAACGAGGCCTCTGAAACACTCCCTCCTCAATGCCATCACGAGTACAGTTCTCAGTGCCCGGCAAGGCAGGCGTCCCAAGCACGAGGTGAGAAGCTGCTCGCCTGCTCCgccaagggctgcaggagcaaaCATACCGTGGTAGGACGATAACACGTCCAGAAGaggtctgggcagcagcggtgTCATGGCGTGAGATGACCGAGTCCCTCACCTCCGACATCTGCAACGAGGACGGAGACAGATGGCGGGAGATGGGGCCgctgggaagggctggctgcTCAGCCCACCTTAGGCCAACGCAAGCACAGGGCCAGAGCAGGCAAAGGGCTCTGGCCTCTGCAAGccttgctctgcctgtgcctctgCTCCCTACCCCGAAGAGTGGGGCGAGCGGCACTCCCCACCCACCATCAGCGCTGGCCTTTTGCCACACAGTGAGGCCCCTCTGGGGGTATCTCTTGCAAAGCCAGACCATTGCACGCAAGGGAAGCGCTCCACAGAGAGCGTGCTGTACTGTGCACCGCGAGGAGCCCAAGGGGCTGAACAAGGCGTGGCAGGGCGGGAGAAAGCAGCCCCCCAGTCCCCAGGACACGTTCCAGAAGAACCAGGGGTGGCCCTGGGAAAATGAAAATCCTACCTCAAGAAGAGCCTGGAACATCTGCCCAGTCCCATTCAGCCTTCTCAAAAAGTCTCtgtaaaatctcatttttacgTCTTTTCCCTCTATGATCAGCATGCCCACGTCGCTCCAAATGAGGGCAACGTTCTTGCTCTTCTCTAGGCAGGCACGGAGAAGAAAGATGGTCCTTTCCATGCAAAGCTGCACCGTGCCCTCAGAGACAGCGTTGTCGGACGCTATCCGAGCGTACGGCAGCTGCTCAAAATGTTGATGacctgaaaaacaagagaagagGAACACACCAgcttgcagagctgccaggcaggCTGCCGTCAAAGGTCTGCAGCTTCCAGGCCCTCAGGCAATACATTGCTGCTGAGTTGCCTAGCTGGGACAGCGCTCCGAGGAGAAGCTCGCATCGTCCCTTCCTGTTCCAAGTGGAAAGTGAGGTGCGGGACGGACAGCTCTGGTTTCTGCGATACAGGCGGCTCTGGCTTCTCCAATACAGACAGGGGAAGGGAGAGTCTTAGGTGCTTGGCAGGAAGAAGAGCCATGACGCAGGACAAGGTGGGGAGACAGGTGACAGGCCTCACGGCAAGCTGGAGGCTGCCAGGCCATTGGAGCCGTGCCCACATTCGGTGCTCTCTTGGACATCAGAGAAATGCACCCCAGGCACAGACCCAAGCTctcggtgccccccaggctCCTACGACAGCTGCTGCAATGGCAGCAGTGACTGGAAAGCACAGGCATCGTGGTCGCTGGGTTTTGGAACAACCCCTCTTTCTGCC from Phalacrocorax aristotelis unplaced genomic scaffold, bGulAri2.1 scaffold_57, whole genome shotgun sequence encodes:
- the LOC142050917 gene encoding uncharacterized protein LOC142050917 codes for the protein MAGVSPSVGNPLLVRRHIHPTHPGEAEVTPGAGSCSRHRAAPEELLCSEEEKAERGSATALGLVKGTRGRGGEQRGGGFLQEARTPLASHLLQLLTWSKGGTKMADDRFLRPHLCPTIKKLKSSEFAKIWASSSWYLSQQLALHQAVRIPGLGTFVVVRQRVASKEKGLVVVERPVFHLANTLARDHDLRYGCVDIPGHQHFEQLPYARIASDNAVSEGTVQLCMERTIFLLRACLEKSKNVALIWSDVGMLIIEGKDMSEVRDSVISRHDTAAAQTSSGRVIVLPRYKLETVPKTPTAKVELSAPVKATPEQGWGKGEGTGKKEALAEKRLLHRARLSPQRLPAVTVKSEQSHKTERSEPRARQLPPIQGSSLKEIEAKEKVIPLVQPRTVDFIARTIESREKNNHLQSKERLPKHIRKFLGEEEKKKKELAKAKTSRGQTPPATELKAKRQKETPEAKAEREKETQRSQESSSSDELSASDLTSTETEESSLDLLEMMTMQEWEGDSEGPPTVHEGDTVPPKRSLSPRTHRSLQEVVTCILGQVERKRSGQWDEEVDLQDKLKCELAVLRWHRSRKEERSSQQLREAGLQPAPPARPGKRRARPAQSRVCTEEERCKLWDSLRKKYQQKARAKSGTQEALARRARPVEAQASCICGTAEWWGEGREEPSVDPEESPEHKWRLCLWESSALKSSGEADAVHVGIVPGELLGHRIFRERGPARASSSMTSTSAGQPGR